From a single Calothrix sp. NIES-2098 genomic region:
- a CDS encoding TPR repeat protein: MRETFHTIDILAIVVVVSSIALLIYFAVKTLITSNLFQKGVNLYQQQDYKGAETTFRQVISRNSTNDMVRLLLGDVLREQGKIEEAKQWFEDVIARSPKNPQAYLRLANVLMQQEKPEAAKTNLQIARDLLQKQRQPEKAEKVTTILDKMNAKSN; encoded by the coding sequence ATGCGAGAAACCTTTCACACAATCGATATTCTTGCCATTGTTGTCGTAGTTTCCAGTATTGCTCTACTCATTTATTTTGCTGTAAAGACTTTGATTACTTCTAATCTATTTCAAAAAGGTGTCAATCTTTATCAACAGCAAGATTATAAAGGTGCAGAAACGACTTTTCGCCAAGTGATTTCTCGTAACTCTACTAATGATATGGTTCGCTTACTGTTAGGAGATGTTTTAAGAGAGCAAGGCAAAATTGAGGAAGCAAAACAATGGTTTGAAGACGTAATAGCGCGCAGTCCCAAAAATCCTCAAGCTTACTTACGTTTAGCAAATGTGCTGATGCAACAAGAAAAACCAGAAGCCGCTAAAACTAATCTGCAAATAGCTAGAGATTTATTGCAAAAACAAAGACAGCCAGAAAAGGCTGAGAAAGTTACCACTATTCTCGATAAAATGAACGCTAAATCAAATTAA
- a CDS encoding type 11 methyltransferase, with protein sequence MSATLYQKIQQFYDASSGLWEDIWGEHMHHGYYGPDGTQKKDRRQAQIDLIEELLNWAGVATAANILDVGCGIGGSSLYLAEKFHARATGITLSPVQAARATERAQELNLSARSQFLVADAQAMPFDDNTFDLVWSLESGEHMPDKTKFMQECYRVLKPGGKLIMVTWCHRPIDNSPLTEDEQKHLQEIYQVYCLPYVISLPEYSAIASQLPLQNIRTADWSTAVAPFWDFVIDSAFTPKAIWGLLTSGWTTIMGALSLGLMRRGYQRGLIRFGLLCGNK encoded by the coding sequence ATGAGTGCAACACTTTACCAAAAAATTCAGCAGTTTTACGATGCCTCCTCTGGTCTTTGGGAAGACATTTGGGGCGAACATATGCATCATGGCTACTACGGGCCAGATGGCACGCAAAAAAAAGACCGCCGCCAAGCTCAAATTGATTTAATCGAAGAACTGCTTAATTGGGCAGGAGTAGCAACAGCGGCAAATATCTTGGATGTAGGCTGTGGTATTGGCGGTAGTTCTCTGTACCTAGCAGAAAAGTTTCATGCTAGGGCGACAGGAATTACTCTGAGTCCAGTGCAAGCAGCTAGGGCTACAGAACGTGCCCAAGAGTTGAATTTGAGCGCTAGAAGTCAATTTTTAGTGGCAGATGCGCAAGCAATGCCCTTTGATGACAATACTTTTGACTTGGTTTGGTCTTTGGAAAGTGGCGAACATATGCCAGATAAAACCAAGTTTATGCAGGAATGCTACCGAGTGCTGAAACCTGGTGGTAAGTTGATTATGGTGACTTGGTGCCATCGCCCGATTGATAACTCTCCATTGACAGAGGATGAGCAAAAACACTTGCAAGAAATTTATCAAGTGTATTGTTTACCTTATGTGATTTCGTTGCCAGAGTATAGCGCGATCGCATCTCAACTTCCCTTACAAAATATTCGCACTGCTGATTGGTCAACTGCTGTTGCGCCATTTTGGGATTTTGTGATTGATTCAGCTTTTACTCCCAAAGCGATTTGGGGGTTACTAACTTCCGGCTGGACGACGATTATGGGGGCGCTATCACTAGGTTTGATGCGTCGAGGTTATCAGCGCGGGTTGATTCGGTTTGGGTTGTTGTGCGGGAATAAATAG
- the ubiA_2 gene encoding tocopherol phytyltransferase, which yields MNQFSGQKSLGVWSKWLYAFWQFSRPHTIIGTSLSVLALYLIAVAVGNRNFSLFPLLGAWIACLCGNVYIVGLNQLEDIEIDKINKPHLPLASGVFSKIQGQLIVAITGVLALVIAWLNGPFLLGMVAISLAIGTAYSLPPIRLKRFPFWAAFCIFSVRGTIVNLGLFLHFSWLLQQNPSIPASVWVLTVFILVFTFAIAIFKDVPDMEGDRLYNINTLTIQLGPRAVFNLALWVLTVCYLGMILVGVLHLAAVNPLFLVITHLVVLCVMWMRSLAVDLQDKRAIAQFYQFIWKLFFIEYLIFPIACLLA from the coding sequence ATGAATCAGTTTTCTGGGCAAAAGTCTCTTGGTGTGTGGAGTAAGTGGCTTTATGCTTTTTGGCAGTTTTCCCGTCCACATACAATTATTGGTACGAGTTTAAGCGTATTGGCTTTGTATTTGATTGCTGTTGCTGTAGGTAATCGTAATTTTTCTCTCTTCCCACTTTTGGGAGCTTGGATTGCCTGTTTGTGTGGCAATGTTTACATTGTGGGACTGAATCAACTGGAAGATATTGAGATTGACAAAATTAATAAGCCTCATCTACCACTCGCATCAGGGGTATTTTCTAAAATCCAAGGGCAATTAATTGTAGCGATTACTGGCGTTTTGGCACTAGTCATAGCTTGGCTAAACGGCCCTTTTTTATTGGGGATGGTGGCGATTAGTTTGGCGATTGGAACTGCTTATTCTTTACCGCCAATTCGCTTGAAGCGGTTTCCTTTTTGGGCAGCTTTCTGTATTTTTTCGGTGCGGGGAACGATTGTTAATTTAGGGTTATTTTTGCACTTTAGTTGGCTATTACAACAAAACCCATCAATTCCTGCGTCGGTGTGGGTGCTGACTGTGTTTATTTTGGTGTTTACATTTGCGATCGCTATCTTTAAAGATGTCCCCGATATGGAAGGCGATCGCTTGTACAATATCAATACTCTGACTATCCAACTCGGCCCGCGTGCAGTGTTTAATCTGGCGCTTTGGGTGCTAACTGTTTGCTATTTGGGGATGATTTTAGTGGGCGTGCTACATCTAGCCGCTGTTAACCCCCTATTCTTAGTAATTACTCATCTGGTAGTGCTGTGTGTGATGTGGATGCGCAGTTTAGCAGTAGACTTGCAAGACAAACGTGCGATCGCTCAATTCTACCAATTTATCTGGAAACTGTTTTTTATTGAATATTTGATTTTCCCCATCGCCTGTCTTTTGGCTTAA
- a CDS encoding uroporphyrin-III C-methyltransferase: MIEDMGKVYLVGAGPGDVAYLTVKAHNLLQQAQVLVYDALVDEQLLQCVPPDCLKLDVGKRGGKPSTPQAEINKLLVKYCQQGKQVVRLKSGDPFIFGRCTAEIEALKLSGCAFEVVPGISSALAAPLLAGIPLTDPVLSRCFAVLTAHEPDALDWKALSRLETLVILMGGQHLAEIIHRLLQQGRSHLTPIAIIRWAGTPNQQIWTAQLGNILDTTAGLSLSPVVIVIGEVVGLRKDTACCVPTQPEKISSANLTTDRDYSPSTMSALSGKTILVTRAVGQSSQFGDRLIAAGATVIEMPTLEIGPPSSWEALDNAIANLANVDWLILTSTNGVDYFFDRLTAQGKDARTLAKVKIAVVGEKTAQSLKKRGLQPDFIPPNFVADSLVENFPEELSQKKLLFPRVESGGREVLVKELTAKGAEVIEVAAYQSCCPSSIPQTAELALQNHAVDVITFASSKTVQFFCQLVESRFSNTSDVLAGVCIASIGPQTSKTCRDLIGRVDVEAEEYTLDGLTQALITWAINDN, translated from the coding sequence ATGATTGAAGACATGGGCAAAGTTTACCTTGTAGGTGCTGGGCCAGGAGATGTGGCATATCTAACAGTAAAAGCTCATAATCTCTTACAGCAAGCTCAAGTATTGGTATACGATGCCCTAGTAGATGAGCAATTGTTGCAGTGTGTACCACCTGATTGTTTGAAGTTAGATGTGGGCAAACGTGGTGGTAAACCTAGCACACCGCAAGCTGAAATTAATAAGTTATTAGTCAAGTATTGTCAGCAGGGCAAACAAGTGGTGCGGCTAAAGTCAGGCGATCCGTTTATTTTTGGGCGCTGTACTGCGGAAATAGAAGCATTGAAATTATCTGGCTGTGCATTTGAAGTTGTACCGGGAATATCTTCTGCCTTAGCAGCACCATTATTAGCAGGAATTCCCCTAACAGATCCAGTTTTGAGCCGTTGTTTTGCAGTGTTAACAGCCCACGAACCAGATGCTTTGGATTGGAAAGCGCTGTCAAGGCTAGAAACTTTAGTAATTTTGATGGGTGGGCAACATCTTGCAGAGATTATACATCGGCTGCTCCAGCAAGGGCGATCGCATCTCACACCTATTGCTATCATCCGTTGGGCAGGAACTCCCAATCAACAAATTTGGACAGCCCAACTAGGCAATATTTTAGATACAACGGCTGGCTTATCTCTTTCGCCTGTAGTAATCGTCATTGGCGAGGTTGTCGGGCTACGCAAGGACACAGCGTGCTGTGTCCCTACACAACCTGAGAAAATATCCTCAGCGAACTTAACTACAGATCGAGATTACAGCCCTTCAACTATGTCAGCTCTCAGTGGTAAAACAATCTTAGTCACACGCGCGGTTGGACAGTCCAGCCAATTTGGCGATCGCCTAATAGCAGCAGGCGCAACTGTAATTGAAATGCCTACATTAGAAATTGGCCCGCCTTCGAGTTGGGAAGCTTTGGATAATGCGATCGCGAATTTAGCTAACGTTGACTGGTTAATTCTCACTTCTACTAATGGTGTAGACTACTTTTTTGATAGATTAACCGCACAGGGTAAGGATGCGCGTACCTTAGCTAAGGTCAAAATTGCAGTGGTTGGTGAAAAAACCGCCCAAAGTCTGAAAAAACGCGGTTTGCAGCCTGATTTTATTCCTCCTAATTTTGTCGCCGATTCTTTAGTAGAAAACTTCCCAGAGGAACTATCACAGAAAAAACTTTTATTTCCTAGAGTCGAAAGCGGTGGACGAGAAGTTTTAGTTAAGGAATTAACTGCCAAGGGCGCAGAAGTGATAGAAGTTGCAGCATATCAATCTTGTTGTCCCAGCAGCATTCCCCAAACCGCAGAATTAGCACTGCAAAATCATGCAGTAGATGTCATCACTTTTGCCAGTTCTAAAACTGTGCAATTTTTCTGCCAACTCGTTGAAAGTAGATTCAGCAATACTTCAGATGTTTTAGCAGGAGTTTGTATCGCTTCAATTGGCCCGCAAACCTCGAAAACTTGCCGCGATCTAATCGGAAGAGTAGATGTAGAAGCGGAAGAATATACTTTAGATGGGTTGACCCAAGCCTTAATTACATGGGCAATAAATGACAATTAA
- a CDS encoding TrkA domain-containing protein, with product MNLSALSFFRSLRKDNHQFAVIGLGRFGRSVSSTLHRLGYEVLATDIDEKRVSEALTDRIVGHALQLDSTEPAALKEAGIFEFDTVIVAIGNYVQESIITTLNVKEGGVPHVVAKASSEVHRKLLKRVGADHVVFPEYEAGCALARTLTKPSIIERFDLDPDNSIVELIVPDEFHAKTITELQLRNRYGVNLVAVSQDGKFIINPEPNKRLERGSAMVVIGHNKDINRLPI from the coding sequence GTGAATCTGTCAGCATTAAGCTTTTTTCGCAGTTTACGTAAAGATAACCATCAATTTGCAGTCATTGGTTTAGGTCGTTTTGGTCGCTCTGTATCTTCTACACTGCATAGATTGGGTTATGAAGTTCTAGCAACAGATATTGATGAAAAGCGAGTATCAGAAGCATTGACGGATCGGATAGTTGGTCATGCTTTGCAGCTAGATTCTACAGAACCAGCCGCACTCAAAGAAGCAGGAATTTTTGAATTTGATACGGTTATCGTGGCAATTGGTAACTATGTTCAAGAAAGTATCATCACTACTTTAAATGTCAAAGAGGGCGGTGTACCCCATGTAGTTGCTAAAGCTTCTAGCGAAGTTCACCGCAAGCTGTTGAAAAGAGTGGGAGCAGATCACGTTGTTTTTCCCGAATACGAAGCAGGTTGTGCTCTTGCACGCACGCTTACCAAGCCATCAATTATCGAGCGATTTGACCTCGATCCCGATAACAGTATTGTAGAGTTGATTGTGCCTGACGAATTTCACGCCAAAACTATTACTGAACTCCAACTGCGTAACCGCTATGGAGTGAATTTAGTGGCGGTGAGTCAGGATGGTAAATTTATCATCAATCCTGAACCCAACAAGCGTCTAGAGCGTGGTTCAGCAATGGTAGTTATTGGTCATAACAAAGATATTAATCGCTTACCAATTTAA
- a CDS encoding dephospho-CoA kinase yields MTKRIIGLTGGIATGKTTVANYLASAYNLPILDADIYARDAVSVGSPILSAIAQRYGAEILLPDGNLNRQKLGEIIFTHPDERHWVENLIHPYVGDRFFTAIAESSAPTLVLVIPLLFEAQMTHLVTEIWVVCCSESQQLQRLIHRNHLTKEQAGARIKSQMPITEKVAHADIVLDNSHTLEVLLRQIDAAINKSNEK; encoded by the coding sequence ATGACCAAACGCATCATCGGGTTAACTGGAGGTATTGCTACAGGTAAAACCACTGTCGCTAATTATTTAGCTAGCGCTTACAATCTGCCGATTTTAGATGCAGATATTTATGCTAGAGATGCAGTGTCTGTAGGTTCGCCAATACTAAGTGCGATCGCACAGCGTTACGGCGCAGAAATTTTACTTCCAGATGGCAACCTCAATCGTCAAAAGCTGGGCGAAATTATCTTTACTCATCCAGATGAGCGCCATTGGGTAGAGAATTTAATTCACCCTTATGTAGGCGATCGCTTTTTCACAGCCATTGCTGAATCCTCTGCACCAACACTAGTATTAGTTATCCCTCTGCTGTTTGAAGCCCAGATGACTCATTTAGTTACAGAAATCTGGGTAGTGTGTTGTTCTGAGTCACAACAGTTGCAAAGATTGATACATAGAAATCACTTAACTAAAGAACAAGCCGGAGCTAGAATCAAAAGCCAGATGCCTATTACAGAAAAAGTTGCTCATGCTGATATAGTATTAGATAATTCTCATACACTAGAAGTATTACTGAGGCAAATAGATGCTGCTATAAACAAATCTAATGAAAAATAG
- a CDS encoding putative Na+-transporting ATP synthase: MTVARTICSGFLAVITVGTILLMLPFSTSSGNWNDPIVALFTSTSAVCVTGLSVVDPGTYFSFWGQFFIALLAQIGGLGYMTTTTFLILLIGRKFDLREKMAIQQALDRPGMSGSAQVIRSIIATTLIFEITGVFLLLPAFVPDYGWSQGLWLAIFHSVNAWNNAGFSLFKDNLIGYQSSLLVVLTVTTLIIFGGIGYQVILEMYLWLRDRLRRKISCQIFSLDFKVATSTTLILLFLGTIAFLCIEVRNPATFGNMNLRDQLLLAWFQSVTPRTAGFNTIDIGKMTTAGLFITIALMFIGASPGGTGGGIKTTTLRVLTSCTQSILQGKEEVLLYERKIAINLILKAVGVLVGSVATVILATILIALTDPKLDFIQILFEVVSAFATVGLSTGITGSVSIGAKLILILTMYIGRVGVLLLMSAILGDPRPTRIHYPEENLLVG, encoded by the coding sequence ATGACTGTTGCCCGCACAATTTGTTCAGGTTTTTTAGCTGTCATCACTGTAGGAACTATCCTACTGATGTTGCCTTTTTCTACTAGTAGTGGTAATTGGAACGATCCAATTGTCGCCCTATTTACATCAACATCCGCAGTTTGTGTGACTGGTTTATCGGTAGTCGATCCTGGTACTTATTTTTCCTTTTGGGGTCAGTTTTTTATTGCGCTGTTGGCTCAGATAGGTGGTTTGGGCTACATGACAACAACCACCTTTTTGATTTTGCTAATTGGACGAAAGTTTGATTTGCGAGAAAAAATGGCAATTCAACAAGCTTTAGATCGACCGGGGATGAGTGGTAGTGCCCAAGTTATTCGCTCGATTATTGCTACTACCTTAATTTTTGAAATCACTGGAGTGTTTTTATTACTACCAGCATTTGTGCCTGATTATGGTTGGAGCCAAGGACTTTGGTTAGCGATTTTTCATAGTGTTAATGCTTGGAATAATGCTGGATTTAGCCTTTTCAAGGATAATTTAATTGGCTATCAGTCATCATTACTCGTAGTATTGACAGTTACAACATTAATTATTTTTGGCGGTATTGGTTATCAAGTAATTTTAGAAATGTATCTCTGGTTACGCGATCGCTTGCGCAGAAAAATCAGTTGTCAAATATTTTCTTTAGATTTTAAAGTTGCAACTAGCACGACATTAATACTGTTGTTTCTGGGGACAATTGCCTTTTTATGTATAGAAGTACGCAACCCAGCAACATTTGGCAATATGAATTTACGCGACCAGTTATTATTAGCTTGGTTTCAATCTGTTACGCCTAGAACAGCTGGTTTTAACACCATTGATATTGGTAAAATGACCACTGCTGGTTTATTTATCACCATTGCCTTGATGTTTATTGGTGCAAGTCCCGGCGGTACAGGTGGCGGCATAAAAACCACAACATTGAGAGTTCTCACCAGTTGTACCCAATCAATTCTTCAAGGAAAAGAAGAAGTTTTGTTATACGAACGTAAAATAGCAATCAATCTAATTTTGAAAGCTGTCGGCGTATTAGTTGGTTCGGTAGCAACCGTGATTTTAGCGACAATTTTAATTGCCCTGACAGATCCAAAATTAGATTTTATTCAAATTCTGTTTGAAGTAGTCTCAGCTTTTGCTACAGTTGGTCTTTCAACTGGGATTACCGGAAGTGTTTCAATAGGTGCCAAGCTAATATTAATTCTTACAATGTATATTGGACGGGTTGGTGTTCTACTGCTAATGTCTGCTATATTAGGCGACCCACGTCCTACTAGAATTCACTACCCTGAAGAAAACTTGTTAGTGGGATGA
- a CDS encoding NB-ARC domain-containing protein, whose amino-acid sequence MGEKRIQREETTAKDLCQWLGYLPLGLELVGQYLAEDPDLSLAEMWERLKAQHLEDEALERRQPTLSAAQLGVKAAFELSWRELEEKTQLVGALLSLFAPDVIPWQLVESTSELLNWEKVDVTEARKQLYKRHLIQRLEEKNACYQIHPLIRQFFQGKLAQISLLAGGEELEVEFKQTFAAAMVKKAKEIPPTPTHEFIESFQDTIPHLQEVAQKLIHVIKDKDLIWVFVGLGIFYEGQGLYKLAEPWYVQCLSTVKTRLGEEHADIAQSLHILAYLYYLQGKYAEAEPLHQQALAMRKRLLGEEHLDIATSLNNLALLYDSQGKYAKAEPLFLQALAMKKHLLGDQHPDIATSLNNLAELYKSQGRYAEAEPLYLQALAMSQNLLGDQHPDIAISLNNLATLYESQGRYAEAEPLYLQALAMSQHLLGDQHPDIATSLNNLAELYKSQGRYAEAEPLYLQAVTMYKRLLGEEHPYVTASLNNLATLYDSQGRYAEAEPLYLEGLAMRKQLLGDEHPDVAISLNNLAYLYYSQERYAEAEPLYLQALAIYRRLLGDEHHLFAISLNNLAKLYYFQGRYAEAEPLYQQALPILEHKLGVNHPSTVKCRENLELLRAANS is encoded by the coding sequence GTGGGTGAAAAGCGCATACAACGGGAAGAGACAACCGCTAAAGACTTGTGTCAATGGCTGGGATATTTACCCTTGGGGTTGGAATTAGTCGGACAGTATTTAGCTGAAGATCCAGATTTATCCTTAGCAGAAATGTGGGAACGGCTGAAAGCGCAGCATCTAGAAGATGAAGCACTAGAACGGAGACAGCCAACTCTGAGTGCAGCACAGCTAGGAGTGAAAGCCGCCTTTGAATTAAGCTGGCGAGAACTAGAGGAAAAAACTCAGCTTGTCGGTGCGTTGTTGAGTTTATTTGCCCCTGATGTCATACCTTGGCAATTGGTAGAGTCTACCAGTGAGTTGCTGAATTGGGAAAAGGTAGATGTAACGGAAGCGAGAAAGCAACTCTACAAACGTCATCTTATTCAAAGATTAGAAGAGAAAAACGCTTGTTATCAAATTCATCCGTTAATTCGGCAATTTTTCCAAGGGAAGTTAGCACAAATTAGCCTCCTTGCTGGAGGGGAAGAGTTAGAAGTGGAATTTAAACAAACTTTTGCCGCAGCGATGGTAAAAAAGGCCAAAGAAATTCCTCCAACTCCCACCCATGAATTTATCGAGTCATTCCAAGATACTATTCCTCATCTCCAAGAAGTAGCCCAAAAATTAATTCATGTTATCAAGGATAAAGATTTAATTTGGGTGTTTGTTGGCTTGGGTATATTTTATGAAGGACAGGGTTTGTATAAGTTAGCAGAACCTTGGTATGTGCAGTGTTTATCAACAGTCAAAACCCGCTTAGGAGAAGAACATGCCGACATCGCCCAAAGCCTCCACATCTTGGCATATCTCTATTATTTACAAGGAAAGTACGCCGAAGCCGAACCTTTGCATCAGCAAGCATTAGCAATGAGAAAACGCCTGCTGGGAGAAGAACATCTCGACATCGCCACCAGCCTCAACAACTTGGCATTACTCTACGATTCCCAAGGAAAGTACGCCAAAGCCGAACCCTTATTTCTGCAAGCTTTGGCAATGAAAAAACACCTGCTGGGAGATCAACATCCTGACATTGCCACCAGCCTCAACAACTTGGCTGAACTCTACAAATCTCAAGGAAGGTACGCCGAAGCCGAACCCTTATATCTCCAAGCTTTGGCAATGAGTCAAAACCTGCTGGGAGATCAACACCCTGACATTGCCATCAGCCTCAACAACTTGGCTACTCTCTACGAATCTCAAGGAAGGTACGCCGAAGCCGAACCCTTATATCTCCAAGCTTTGGCAATGAGTCAACACCTGTTGGGAGATCAACATCCTGACATTGCCACCAGCCTCAACAACTTGGCTGAACTCTACAAATCTCAAGGAAGGTACGCCGAAGCCGAACCCTTGTATCTCCAAGCTGTGACAATGTATAAACGCCTGCTGGGAGAAGAACATCCCTATGTCACCGCCAGCCTCAACAACTTGGCTACTCTCTACGATTCCCAAGGAAGGTATGCCGAAGCCGAACCCCTGTATCTAGAAGGTTTGGCAATGAGAAAACAACTGCTGGGAGATGAACATCCCGACGTTGCCATCAGCCTTAATAACTTGGCTTATCTCTACTATTCTCAAGAAAGGTACGCCGAAGCCGAACCCTTGTATCTGCAAGCCTTGGCAATATATAGACGCCTGTTGGGAGATGAACATCACCTCTTCGCCATCAGCCTCAACAACTTGGCTAAACTCTACTATTTCCAAGGAAGGTATGCCGAAGCCGAACCTTTGTATCAACAAGCCTTGCCAATCCTGGAGCACAAATTAGGTGTTAATCATCCTTCTACAGTTAAGTGTCGTGAAAATCTTGAACTTCTTCGTGCTGCTAACTCTTAA